The Flavobacterium marginilacus genome window below encodes:
- a CDS encoding polyprenol monophosphomannose synthase has product MNSCLVIIPTYNEIENIESIIRAVLSQRKSFHVLVIDDNSPDHTADKVATLQDEYGGRLFLEERTKKSGLGTAYVHGFKWALKNNYDFIFEMDADFSHNPNDLEKLYDACHFGDADLAIGSRYVTGVNVVNWPLSRVLMSYFASVYVRIITGMKIHDATAGFVCYKRIVLESINLDKIRFVGYAFQIEMKYRTYCKKLSIAEVPIIFTDRTKGQSKMSNSIIIEAVFGVILLRLKKIFNSL; this is encoded by the coding sequence ATGAACAGCTGCCTTGTTATAATTCCTACCTATAACGAAATTGAAAACATCGAAAGCATTATCAGAGCTGTGCTCTCTCAACGCAAATCTTTCCATGTCTTGGTTATTGATGACAACTCTCCGGATCATACTGCAGATAAAGTAGCCACGCTTCAGGATGAGTATGGAGGCAGGTTATTTTTAGAAGAAAGAACCAAAAAATCAGGCTTAGGAACAGCTTATGTTCACGGTTTTAAATGGGCACTAAAAAATAATTATGATTTCATTTTTGAAATGGACGCTGATTTTTCTCACAACCCTAATGATTTAGAGAAATTATACGATGCCTGCCATTTTGGAGATGCTGATCTGGCGATAGGTTCACGATATGTAACAGGAGTTAATGTTGTCAATTGGCCTTTAAGCCGTGTTTTGATGTCTTATTTTGCCTCAGTATATGTACGTATAATTACCGGAATGAAAATACATGATGCAACCGCTGGCTTTGTATGTTATAAAAGGATAGTGCTCGAATCAATCAATCTGGATAAAATCAGGTTTGTTGGTTATGCTTTTCAGATTGAAATGAAATACCGTACTTATTGTAAAAAATTATCCATCGCCGAAGTGCCGATTATTTTTACCGATAGGACTAAGGGACAATCTAAGATGAGTAATTCGATAATAATTGAAGCTGTATTTGGTGTTATTTTGTTGCGTTTAAAAAAAATATTTAACAGTTTGTAA
- a CDS encoding DUF4271 domain-containing protein: MTEHLLHPRITDTSDWVTIIFIMAFGIIALTKSIYENRFEDFSKLIFSDKYNRIYRDSSHLIDMFSITLFFVQVISFSFFIQILLSQFGYGTKTDWVLFIQIFTFVLYFILAKFLIEKIIATAFKIEEISEQFNLQKISYRTYAGLLLLPIDIVLYYYNAALKDLPLLILYGIIVLNVFLYLFSIKNYRKEIFSKFFYFILYLCTLEIAPYYFMYYWFTKDSV; this comes from the coding sequence ATGACTGAACACCTACTTCATCCGAGAATAACTGATACCAGCGATTGGGTAACTATAATTTTCATTATGGCTTTTGGGATTATTGCGCTGACCAAATCTATTTATGAAAACCGTTTTGAAGATTTTTCTAAATTAATTTTCTCCGATAAATATAACAGAATATACAGAGACAGCAGCCACCTTATAGATATGTTCTCCATTACCCTGTTTTTTGTTCAGGTGATCTCTTTTTCATTTTTCATCCAAATTTTGCTCAGCCAATTTGGCTACGGAACAAAAACTGACTGGGTACTATTTATTCAGATTTTCACTTTTGTGCTTTATTTTATTTTGGCTAAATTTTTAATCGAAAAAATTATCGCAACTGCATTTAAAATAGAAGAAATTTCGGAACAATTTAATTTACAAAAGATTAGCTACAGAACATATGCTGGTTTATTATTACTCCCAATTGACATTGTTTTATACTATTATAACGCAGCTTTAAAGGACTTACCCCTGCTCATTCTATATGGCATAATCGTTTTGAATGTTTTTCTTTATCTGTTCTCAATAAAAAATTACAGAAAAGAAATTTTCAGTAAGTTCTTTTATTTTATTTTATATCTTTGCACTCTCGAAATAGCACCCTATTATTTTATGTATTATTGGTTTACAAAAGATAGCGTTTAG